From Hydra vulgaris chromosome 15, alternate assembly HydraT2T_AEP, one genomic window encodes:
- the LOC101235786 gene encoding dual specificity phosphatase 29, with protein MAHLNYGLNSKQLRYANHIIDLVANVSQVPKKMTKLLDHLYLGAINDAMDVDHLKEAGITHIINTVHNIDGENETGAEFYGDEFIYMGFFSEDREDYPILENFEKVQNFINSARDQNGKCLIHCMAGINRSGCLATAYYMIEKDIGPVTAVSEVFEKRGVLLTNKGFIKQLVKFSVDRKLLTKDKHLLRHSTINNCSI; from the coding sequence ATGGCTCATTTGAATTATGGACTAAACAGTAAACAGTTACGATATGCTAATCATATTATTGATTTAGTTGCTAACGTATCGCAAGTTCCTAAAAAAATGACTAAACTTCTTGATCACCTGTATCTTGGAGCAATTAATGATGCAATGGACGTTGATCATCTTAAGGAGGCAGGAATCACTCACATTATTAATACCGTTCATAATATAGATGGCGAAAACGAAACAGGAGCAGAATTTTACGGCGATGAGTTTATTTATATGGGCTTCTTTTCTGAAGACAGGGAAGATTACCCCATAttagaaaactttgaaaaagttcaaaactttattaactCAGCACGAGATCAAAATGGAAAATGTCTTATTCATTGCATGGCTGGAATCAACAGAAGTGGTTGCTTAGCAACCGCGTACTACATGATTGAAAAAGATATTGGACCCGTAACAGCTGTTAGCGAAGTCTTTGAAAAGAGGGGCGTGTTATTAACAAACAAGGGTTTCATTAAACAACTTGTAAAATTTTCTGTTGATCGTAAATTGTTAACGAAAGATAAACACTTACTTCGTCATAGTACAATAAACAATTGTTCGAtatag